A region from the Arthrobacter gengyunqii genome encodes:
- a CDS encoding ArsR/SmtB family transcription factor gives MTADSQPEPSPPQGGDRILEGPVLKALAHPLRVQLLQILSQYGPQTASSIGKRVGESSGATSYHLRQLARHGLVREITDRGTGRERWWERTRGALTINSPAKQDPAVREAVRQVSRTFECGRAELLAAFMASDLSAMPPEWAEAPVISTFNAHFTADQLETFTRDMETVLREKLETYRSDPKTPGALPVQLHFNAFPLIDTQEPT, from the coding sequence ATGACCGCAGATTCACAGCCTGAACCGAGTCCACCCCAGGGCGGCGACCGCATTCTCGAAGGCCCCGTCCTCAAGGCACTCGCCCACCCCCTCCGTGTGCAGCTGCTCCAGATCCTCTCTCAGTACGGGCCCCAAACGGCGAGCAGCATCGGCAAGCGGGTGGGGGAGTCGAGCGGTGCAACGAGCTACCACCTCCGGCAATTGGCCCGGCACGGCCTGGTTCGTGAAATCACGGATCGAGGTACGGGACGGGAACGCTGGTGGGAACGCACGCGAGGCGCCCTGACCATCAACTCACCCGCGAAGCAGGACCCCGCCGTCCGGGAAGCGGTCCGGCAGGTCAGCCGGACCTTTGAATGCGGACGAGCAGAATTGCTGGCCGCGTTCATGGCAAGCGACCTGTCCGCCATGCCGCCAGAGTGGGCTGAGGCCCCGGTAATCAGCACGTTTAACGCCCACTTCACGGCAGATCAACTTGAGACGTTCACCCGGGACATGGAAACGGTCCTGCGCGAGAAGCTCGAGACCTACCGCAGTGATCCAAAGACACCCGGCGCCCTCCCCGTTCAACTGCATTTCAACGCTTTCCCACTCATCGATACACAGGAGCCGACATGA
- a CDS encoding HAAS signaling domain-containing protein produces the protein MNTTEPMPALLEAYFADLDRALIGTDERERAETVQAMREHAAEMLHRHGVSEKTAERVIGDFGPVEQIAAAATSTPAPASAPAPTRSWSDIWLLVGSIVSLLFYVFPLFGIAMLIWAILRIRRTSGNRTLQKAALWVSGVSVAFSIGMFISHALHAL, from the coding sequence ATGAATACCACTGAACCGATGCCGGCCCTCTTGGAGGCGTACTTCGCCGACCTCGATCGGGCGCTGATCGGAACCGATGAGCGGGAACGCGCCGAGACGGTCCAAGCGATGCGCGAGCACGCGGCCGAGATGCTCCACCGGCATGGAGTCTCGGAGAAGACCGCTGAACGCGTGATCGGCGACTTCGGGCCCGTGGAGCAGATTGCCGCCGCCGCCACTTCCACGCCCGCCCCGGCGTCCGCACCGGCCCCGACGCGTTCCTGGAGCGACATCTGGCTGCTCGTGGGCTCCATCGTGAGTCTTCTGTTCTATGTTTTCCCCTTGTTTGGCATCGCGATGCTCATCTGGGCGATCCTGAGAATCAGGCGCACCAGCGGGAACCGGACGCTGCAGAAGGCGGCCTTGTGGGTCTCTGGTGTGTCGGTCGCGTTCTCGATCGGGATGTTCATCAGCCACGCCCTTCACGCCCTCTGA
- a CDS encoding toxic anion resistance protein, which translates to MSNPLDLSNAQYAEVESPLVLEPPKPVVEVVVHEPEKVGGMVLVDAEAQKKHAATAKSFLDDLLATPLQSPDFQTKLAQLIRLGEGTMQQASTASNRMLKRPAAALAATGDDPASRTGKTLVELRQIVTELDPKRHDLTGKKRILRFLPGGDAIQRYFMKYESAQAQLDAITKALKGGQDDLRQDNAAIQTERDALWEAMGHLANYAVLANHLGDGLEQRISDLRNQGKTDEAGTLEADALFYVRQRHQDLLTQMAVSIQGYLALDVVRKNNSELIKGVDRALGTTLAALRVAVIVAQALAQQKIVLAQIDALNSTTADMIVSTSELLRSQGTAIHQNASKATLDPAKLQQAFDNVFQAMDEVDRYRAEAAQSMKQTVQVLQGQVSRAQLQLERSHSSDASATQTLKG; encoded by the coding sequence GTGTCTAATCCGCTGGACCTCAGCAACGCCCAATACGCAGAGGTGGAAAGCCCTCTGGTGTTGGAGCCGCCAAAGCCTGTGGTTGAGGTCGTGGTTCACGAGCCGGAAAAGGTTGGCGGCATGGTTCTAGTCGACGCCGAGGCCCAGAAGAAGCATGCTGCGACCGCCAAAAGCTTCCTTGATGACCTGCTGGCTACGCCGCTGCAAAGCCCAGACTTCCAGACAAAGCTGGCACAGCTGATTCGTCTGGGTGAGGGCACGATGCAACAGGCCAGCACTGCGTCCAACCGTATGCTGAAAAGGCCCGCAGCGGCGCTCGCGGCGACTGGCGATGACCCCGCATCGCGGACGGGCAAGACCCTTGTGGAACTCCGGCAAATCGTGACGGAGTTGGATCCAAAGCGCCACGATCTGACCGGGAAGAAGCGCATCTTGAGGTTTCTCCCCGGGGGCGACGCCATCCAGCGGTACTTCATGAAGTATGAGTCCGCTCAGGCGCAGCTCGATGCCATCACCAAAGCACTTAAGGGTGGGCAGGATGACCTGCGGCAGGACAACGCGGCCATCCAGACAGAGCGCGACGCCCTCTGGGAAGCAATGGGGCACCTCGCGAATTATGCCGTACTGGCGAACCACCTCGGGGACGGTCTTGAGCAGCGAATCTCGGACCTCAGAAACCAAGGCAAAACGGATGAAGCAGGCACGTTGGAAGCTGATGCTCTCTTTTACGTCCGCCAGCGGCATCAGGACCTTTTAACCCAGATGGCAGTATCCATCCAGGGCTATCTGGCTCTCGACGTGGTCCGGAAGAACAATTCGGAGCTTATCAAGGGTGTGGACCGCGCGCTCGGAACTACCCTGGCGGCTTTGCGGGTCGCTGTGATAGTCGCCCAGGCACTGGCGCAGCAGAAGATCGTGCTGGCCCAGATCGATGCCCTCAACTCGACGACGGCAGACATGATTGTCTCCACTTCAGAGCTCCTGCGTTCCCAGGGCACCGCCATTCACCAGAACGCATCCAAGGCGACCCTCGACCCCGCCAAGCTGCAACAGGCTTTCGACAATGTGTTCCAGGCCATGGATGAGGTTGACCGGTACAGGGCAGAAGCGGCCCAGTCCATGAAGCAGACGGTGCAGGTGCTTCAGGGGCAGGTCAGTCGCGCCCAGCTACAGCTGGAGCGCAGTCACTCCTCTGATGCTTCCGCCACCCAAACCCTGAAGGGATAG
- a CDS encoding MerR family transcriptional regulator, translating to MHLSLVPPRQVAIGDAASFVGTTSEAIRSYHEMGLLPEPEQGGDGPRRYGYESMIRLLWIQKMVDAGIALEDIREVFADTAPAGADSGHNAAVVQRLRTVKGRMGLLSDFVTGRLEGLPEGFLRQTDLDGLLVMERIFGSLGAAMGAGRYLALAAHPGLREESDRVDAAEEALDDTVPVDDPRVAQVAAERHAFERRLSAAIEDSGQAQRDEALLDSWDSLHPAVPGSEGEACQVAGGGDNRVSLSEAIGMMPYDYSPARLRCMELTVELDAKESSAS from the coding sequence ATGCATTTGTCCCTTGTTCCGCCGCGTCAAGTCGCGATCGGTGATGCAGCGTCGTTCGTCGGTACCACCTCGGAAGCGATCCGCAGCTACCACGAGATGGGCCTGCTCCCCGAGCCCGAACAGGGCGGCGACGGCCCGCGCCGATACGGCTACGAATCCATGATCCGGCTGCTGTGGATCCAGAAGATGGTCGACGCCGGGATTGCCCTGGAGGACATCCGTGAAGTCTTTGCCGACACGGCTCCTGCTGGTGCGGACAGCGGCCACAATGCCGCCGTCGTGCAGCGCCTGCGCACAGTGAAGGGCAGGATGGGTCTGCTCTCCGACTTCGTCACCGGCCGGCTCGAGGGTCTGCCCGAGGGTTTCCTGCGCCAGACGGATCTGGATGGCCTGCTGGTCATGGAGCGGATCTTCGGGTCGCTCGGCGCGGCCATGGGCGCCGGCCGTTACCTTGCGCTGGCCGCTCACCCGGGTCTGCGGGAGGAATCCGACCGTGTTGATGCCGCCGAGGAAGCGCTCGATGACACGGTGCCTGTTGACGACCCCCGCGTGGCACAGGTGGCTGCCGAACGGCACGCCTTCGAACGAAGGTTGAGTGCCGCCATCGAGGATTCCGGTCAGGCGCAGAGGGACGAAGCGCTCCTCGACTCCTGGGATTCTCTGCACCCCGCTGTCCCCGGAAGTGAGGGCGAAGCCTGTCAGGTCGCTGGCGGAGGGGACAATCGCGTGAGCCTCAGCGAGGCCATTGGAATGATGCCCTACGACTACTCCCCGGCCCGCCTGCGCTGCATGGAATTGACCGTTGAACTCGACGCCAAGGAGTCATCCGCTTCCTAG
- a CDS encoding acetamidase/formamidase family protein, translated as MNRMLIGREAAEVLTKGLGRRGFLGAAAGLGALAVTTGCTNQATAGSTAGTSGTGGVAGTATASPSDAQPGQILQPNTGDIPGDHYLASTPGDVLWGYVPTVHATPVMRMKSGQTITIDALSHEGILEDQGRDPLSFFAGHGVDKDGVLQDAVDIAADYSRTPRNFDTDGPHVVTGPVSVEGAEPGDVLKIETLAAVPRVPYGVVSSRHGKGSLAVQKGPAAPEGITLEEVMPPAALDNRASGIPTDYHNVSVFTAIEDGKGVMTSGDMKVRFPLRPFMGMMGVAFAESSGLTDPEANSVPPTLGGGNIDIRHLGPGSTFYLPVKADGALFYVGDPHMGMGDGEVALTAMEGSLRGTFRLTVCKPGAGDAPELAHRYPFGETAEAWIPIGLSDPDGLGDGGVSSDLNVAMRRAVVNALDFLEQEKGMDRAVAYAYLSAAADFAVSQVVDRTVGVHGLIRKADFN; from the coding sequence ATGAACAGAATGCTGATCGGCCGCGAAGCCGCCGAAGTGCTGACCAAAGGGCTGGGCCGCAGAGGATTCCTCGGAGCTGCGGCTGGTCTTGGCGCTCTGGCCGTCACCACCGGATGCACGAACCAGGCCACGGCGGGTTCCACCGCGGGGACTTCCGGCACGGGTGGGGTTGCCGGCACAGCCACTGCCAGCCCCTCCGACGCTCAGCCGGGGCAGATCCTGCAGCCGAATACCGGAGACATCCCCGGCGACCACTACCTTGCCTCCACACCCGGGGACGTGTTGTGGGGCTACGTTCCAACGGTGCATGCGACGCCGGTCATGCGGATGAAGTCAGGCCAAACCATCACCATCGATGCCCTCTCGCACGAAGGAATTCTGGAAGACCAGGGACGGGATCCGCTGTCCTTCTTCGCCGGTCACGGTGTGGACAAGGACGGGGTGCTGCAGGACGCCGTCGACATCGCCGCGGACTACAGCCGCACCCCGCGGAACTTTGACACCGACGGACCGCACGTGGTCACCGGCCCTGTCTCGGTGGAAGGGGCGGAACCCGGCGACGTGCTGAAAATCGAGACCCTCGCCGCCGTGCCCCGGGTGCCGTACGGCGTCGTGTCCAGCCGGCACGGCAAGGGTTCCCTGGCCGTGCAGAAAGGTCCGGCGGCGCCGGAGGGCATCACGCTGGAGGAAGTCATGCCGCCGGCAGCCCTGGACAACCGCGCCTCCGGCATCCCGACGGATTATCACAATGTCTCCGTCTTCACCGCGATCGAGGACGGCAAAGGTGTGATGACCAGCGGCGACATGAAGGTGCGTTTTCCGCTGCGCCCGTTCATGGGCATGATGGGCGTGGCCTTCGCAGAAAGCAGCGGACTAACCGATCCGGAAGCCAACTCGGTACCGCCCACCCTCGGCGGCGGCAACATCGACATCCGCCACCTCGGGCCGGGGTCCACGTTCTACCTGCCGGTGAAGGCAGACGGCGCCCTCTTCTATGTGGGCGATCCGCACATGGGCATGGGCGACGGCGAGGTGGCCCTGACCGCGATGGAAGGGTCACTGCGCGGCACCTTCCGGCTGACCGTATGCAAGCCCGGGGCAGGTGACGCTCCGGAACTGGCCCACCGGTATCCGTTCGGGGAAACGGCGGAGGCATGGATTCCCATCGGGCTGTCCGACCCCGACGGTCTGGGCGACGGCGGCGTGAGCAGCGACCTGAATGTGGCCATGCGGCGCGCCGTGGTGAATGCGCTGGACTTCCTCGAGCAGGAAAAAGGCATGGACCGGGCCGTTGCTTACGCCTATCTGTCGGCGGCCGCCGATTTCGCCGTATCCCAGGTGGTGGACCGGACCGTGGGTGTCCACGGGCTGATCCGCAAGGCGGACTTCAACTGA
- a CDS encoding PadR family transcriptional regulator has translation MAPTTESVLTQLRKGTVDYCVLACLRSGAAYGLEIAERLGEGKVLFASGGTLYPLLSRLRQQGWVTTTLEPSPVGPPRRYYHLTNEGESALQVFTQTWNLFAADVTTMIKETS, from the coding sequence ATGGCACCTACTACTGAATCGGTTCTGACGCAGCTTCGCAAGGGCACCGTGGACTATTGCGTTCTTGCGTGTCTGCGTTCCGGGGCCGCGTATGGGCTGGAGATTGCCGAGCGGCTCGGGGAAGGGAAAGTCCTGTTCGCCAGCGGCGGCACCCTCTACCCACTGCTTTCACGTCTACGGCAGCAGGGGTGGGTAACCACAACGCTGGAGCCATCGCCGGTGGGACCGCCCCGCCGCTATTACCACCTCACCAATGAGGGCGAGAGCGCTCTGCAGGTCTTTACCCAGACGTGGAACCTGTTTGCCGCGGATGTCACCACCATGATCAAGGAGACTTCATGA
- the bsh gene encoding choloylglycine hydrolase, which produces MCTGIRFSDGSGNLYLARNLDWTSDFGERVVVTPTGYATKSPFGAVPSIRHAVIGMGIVQEDTPLYFDCGNDAGLAVAGLNFPGYAEYAPEAVEGALNVAAFEFPLWVASQFASVDEVEAALANVVIVDKPINEKYPSSLLHWIIGDSKRAIVVEYTSDGMHVFDDDVDVLANQPGFGWHHENLRNYLNASPDFPEKIVLNRADLVPFGSGSLMRGIPGDYYSPSRFVRAAYVHAHYPDKTTEEENVSRAFHTLQQVAMVEGSAAMGSGEYEKTTYTGLFSSRTMTYYWNTYDDPAVHSVAMADHAADGTDLVVV; this is translated from the coding sequence ATGTGCACAGGCATCAGATTTTCGGACGGCAGCGGCAACCTCTATCTGGCCCGCAACCTCGACTGGACCTCCGACTTTGGGGAGCGGGTGGTGGTGACGCCCACCGGATACGCCACAAAATCGCCGTTCGGCGCGGTGCCGAGTATCCGGCACGCGGTGATTGGCATGGGCATCGTGCAGGAGGACACGCCGCTCTATTTCGACTGCGGCAACGACGCGGGCCTGGCTGTTGCCGGCCTCAACTTCCCGGGCTACGCGGAGTACGCGCCGGAGGCGGTTGAGGGTGCGTTGAACGTTGCCGCGTTCGAGTTCCCGCTTTGGGTGGCCTCGCAGTTCGCCAGCGTTGACGAGGTCGAGGCAGCGCTCGCCAACGTTGTTATTGTCGACAAACCAATTAACGAAAAGTACCCAAGCTCGCTGCTGCACTGGATCATTGGCGACTCGAAACGCGCCATCGTCGTGGAGTACACGAGCGACGGCATGCACGTCTTCGACGATGACGTCGACGTCCTGGCCAACCAGCCCGGCTTCGGCTGGCACCACGAAAACCTGCGCAACTACCTCAATGCATCACCCGACTTCCCCGAAAAAATTGTGCTCAACCGGGCGGACCTGGTCCCGTTCGGCTCCGGGTCACTGATGCGGGGGATTCCCGGTGACTATTACTCGCCGTCGCGGTTTGTGCGGGCGGCCTACGTCCACGCGCACTATCCGGACAAGACGACCGAGGAAGAGAATGTCAGCCGCGCCTTCCATACCCTGCAGCAGGTGGCCATGGTGGAAGGCAGCGCGGCCATGGGATCGGGCGAGTATGAGAAGACCACCTACACCGGGCTCTTTTCCTCCCGAACGATGACCTACTACTGGAACACCTACGATGACCCGGCGGTTCACAGCGTGGCAATGGCCGACCATGCGGCCGACGGAACGGACCTTGTGGTGGTCTAA
- a CDS encoding SDR family NAD(P)-dependent oxidoreductase, producing the protein MRSRAGRPDAGNGRVPRGRKGSTMDLQLIGKTAFISGSTQGIGYAVATMLAREGVTVTLHGRDAAKLAAAVETLRREVPGSSVDGIAADFAVPEQVERLCAELADVDILINNVGLFELKPFEDISAEEWRRYFEVNTLSGALLAQRLMPAMLARGWGRIVFISSESGVNVPADMIHYGASKAAMMAVGNGLAKLTRGTGVTVNSVLGGPTYSDGVAATVEGIAAATGQSVADMKQAIIGANQTSLLERFIEPEEIAAMVTFLASPHASATNGSAVRVDGGVLTSVV; encoded by the coding sequence ATGCGAAGCCGCGCCGGAAGGCCCGACGCCGGCAACGGCCGCGTTCCGCGCGGCAGGAAAGGCAGCACCATGGATCTGCAGCTCATCGGGAAAACGGCATTCATCAGCGGTTCCACGCAGGGAATCGGCTACGCCGTGGCCACCATGCTGGCCCGCGAGGGCGTAACCGTGACACTTCACGGCCGGGATGCCGCGAAGCTTGCCGCCGCCGTCGAGACGCTGCGGCGGGAGGTGCCGGGATCCTCTGTGGACGGCATCGCAGCTGACTTCGCGGTGCCCGAGCAGGTGGAGCGGCTGTGCGCGGAACTGGCCGACGTCGACATCCTCATCAACAATGTTGGCCTGTTCGAGCTGAAGCCGTTTGAGGACATCTCAGCCGAGGAATGGCGCCGGTATTTTGAGGTGAACACCCTCAGCGGGGCACTGCTCGCCCAACGGCTGATGCCGGCCATGCTGGCACGGGGCTGGGGCCGGATCGTCTTTATCAGCAGTGAATCCGGCGTCAACGTGCCCGCTGACATGATCCACTACGGTGCGTCCAAGGCGGCCATGATGGCGGTGGGCAACGGCCTGGCGAAGCTCACCCGGGGGACCGGCGTGACAGTGAACTCGGTGCTGGGCGGACCCACGTATTCCGACGGCGTCGCCGCCACAGTGGAAGGCATCGCCGCTGCCACCGGGCAGTCCGTCGCCGACATGAAGCAGGCCATTATCGGGGCCAACCAGACCTCGCTGCTGGAGCGGTTCATCGAGCCCGAAGAGATCGCCGCTATGGTGACCTTCCTGGCCAGCCCGCATGCATCCGCGACGAACGGATCCGCCGTGCGCGTGGACGGAGGCGTGCTGACGAGCGTGGTGTAG
- a CDS encoding AfsR/SARP family transcriptional regulator, translated as MNKLRIRVLGPVGAEHAGTPLRLSKARQRELLGILVAARGRTVSTRRLIDELWEDAPPGAVGAVRTFIGELRRLLEPDRPPRTPPAVLLTTSDGYALRLPDDDVDLWRVEQRLQSAAGLGLDARERALTAALEEWRGSPFEEFSTRSWATAERARLAELRAATVEQLASARLELGRPQDVLALLDAHIGEHPWREEGWRLLALALYRCARQADALALLSRARSTLRHDLGLDPGAPLAKLEQRILSHDPSLDLGPDDGASLLARTVAAAGRTGERAQLEGVAQLLPVLAVSGSVQLAAEQRMAAIAAAEQFGDPELAARVIGGFEVPGSWTRSDDPVQSAAIVDAAVRTLKVLPPRTSARVRARLLATIAMESRGTADRLAEAAEAERIARKLNDPALLCFALSAKYQQTFSTAGLAGAREALGTEIVALAVEAELPTFEIQGRLIRMQALCALDDIDAASREADLIDALAARYDRHLATVFTAWFRWTFLQGPLPPAGDEMPGFRTGLPALAELTAAVRNGTELPDGNFGPVEPWVRPLLLARGGRLVEASAAVDVVPEPPRDLLFEVSWSLIGLAAIESGNPTMARRAHAALLPAAGERAAGSAAVDLGSIRLMLA; from the coding sequence GTGAATAAACTGCGGATCCGCGTTCTTGGCCCTGTCGGCGCCGAGCACGCGGGCACCCCGCTCCGCCTGTCCAAGGCACGGCAACGCGAGCTTCTCGGCATCCTCGTCGCCGCCCGCGGCAGGACGGTGTCCACCCGGCGGCTGATCGACGAGTTGTGGGAGGACGCCCCGCCCGGAGCCGTGGGCGCCGTCCGCACCTTCATCGGCGAGCTGCGCCGTCTCCTCGAACCGGACCGCCCGCCCCGCACTCCCCCGGCAGTCCTGCTCACCACCAGTGACGGCTATGCGCTCCGCCTCCCGGACGACGACGTCGATCTCTGGCGGGTGGAACAACGTCTCCAGAGCGCGGCGGGACTGGGCCTTGACGCCCGCGAGCGCGCCCTGACCGCCGCCCTCGAGGAGTGGCGCGGCAGTCCGTTCGAGGAATTCAGCACCCGCTCCTGGGCCACAGCCGAAAGGGCGCGGCTTGCCGAACTCCGGGCGGCCACGGTTGAGCAGCTAGCCTCCGCCCGGTTGGAACTCGGCCGCCCGCAGGATGTCCTGGCTCTGCTCGACGCCCATATCGGCGAGCACCCGTGGCGGGAGGAAGGCTGGCGACTGCTCGCCCTGGCCCTCTACCGCTGCGCACGCCAGGCCGATGCCCTCGCTCTGCTGTCCCGGGCCCGCTCCACTCTGCGGCACGATCTGGGCCTCGATCCCGGGGCCCCGCTGGCCAAGCTCGAGCAGCGCATCCTGAGCCACGATCCCTCGCTGGATCTTGGGCCCGACGACGGCGCCTCCCTCCTGGCGCGGACCGTCGCCGCCGCTGGGCGAACCGGCGAGCGTGCCCAGCTCGAGGGAGTGGCGCAGCTGCTTCCCGTGCTGGCGGTATCCGGGTCGGTCCAGCTGGCGGCCGAGCAGCGGATGGCTGCAATCGCTGCGGCGGAGCAGTTCGGCGATCCGGAGCTGGCGGCGCGGGTCATCGGCGGCTTTGAGGTACCGGGGAGTTGGACCCGCTCGGATGATCCGGTCCAGTCGGCGGCGATTGTGGACGCCGCCGTGCGGACCTTGAAGGTCCTGCCGCCGCGGACGTCGGCACGGGTGCGGGCAAGGCTGCTAGCCACTATTGCCATGGAGTCCCGGGGCACCGCGGACCGGCTAGCGGAAGCGGCCGAGGCCGAACGGATTGCCCGGAAGCTGAACGATCCCGCTCTGCTGTGTTTTGCCCTCAGCGCTAAGTACCAGCAGACGTTCTCGACAGCCGGGCTGGCTGGTGCACGGGAGGCCCTTGGGACTGAGATCGTTGCGCTGGCTGTGGAAGCGGAGTTGCCGACGTTCGAGATCCAGGGCCGGCTAATCCGGATGCAGGCGCTCTGCGCGCTGGACGACATTGATGCTGCCTCCCGCGAAGCGGACCTTATAGATGCCCTCGCCGCCCGCTACGACCGACACCTGGCAACCGTCTTCACCGCCTGGTTCCGGTGGACCTTCCTGCAGGGCCCTCTTCCGCCCGCCGGAGACGAGATGCCCGGGTTTCGGACGGGTCTGCCCGCCCTGGCGGAGCTGACCGCTGCGGTGCGGAACGGCACGGAGCTTCCGGACGGGAACTTCGGCCCCGTTGAACCGTGGGTACGGCCGCTGCTCCTGGCGCGCGGAGGCCGGCTGGTGGAGGCAAGTGCGGCTGTCGACGTGGTGCCGGAGCCTCCGCGGGACCTGTTGTTTGAAGTGTCGTGGTCCCTCATCGGGCTGGCTGCGATCGAATCCGGTAACCCCACCATGGCCCGCCGCGCGCACGCCGCCCTTCTGCCGGCGGCGGGCGAGCGCGCCGCCGGCAGCGCCGCCGTCGACCTTGGATCGATTCGGCTGATGCTGGCTTAG
- a CDS encoding AlbA family DNA-binding domain-containing protein, whose product MAFTALHRVLGMSPSELSMDLVVAAVAAAVREQADLDWKEKLPDSRDQAAKEEFVKDVTAMVNSGGGLIVFGVRENPATSAAEEIVDTGAFTDGEARRLRSIVYSAIQPAIQDLVFEAVSSGAATVVIVQVPSSVDTPHFQVRQGSLRAPRRFGAQTVDMAERDIEQAYRARFEDRRAKDDTLNELASRLLAGVPREGRVWLTAAAVPVNPRPAHLGRLSREIALDIFRDIRIQSPLLSPDNEHYFGYLDPNPRPGLRKWRAAVPTNGDVGVVEVHDRGATGLAWAPRPGDGFDAGQDLHVMFAHHFPVYVVQLLNSALDRLDISGGYLVQLMMHGADDSHPLYIRTFEYGHPKDRERLTPIHGFAPVDSFFNGGSFQDLQETVQSMALDVLNQAGIGAVDATYLRPLR is encoded by the coding sequence ATGGCCTTTACAGCACTGCACCGCGTTCTCGGGATGTCGCCATCCGAACTCTCCATGGACCTCGTGGTCGCAGCCGTTGCTGCAGCGGTTCGCGAACAGGCGGATCTGGATTGGAAGGAAAAGCTACCGGACAGCCGTGACCAAGCGGCAAAAGAGGAATTTGTCAAGGACGTAACAGCCATGGTGAATAGCGGCGGCGGTCTGATCGTGTTCGGAGTGCGGGAAAACCCTGCCACCTCGGCCGCTGAGGAAATCGTCGACACGGGTGCTTTTACCGATGGGGAAGCGAGGCGCCTGCGATCGATAGTCTATTCGGCAATCCAGCCGGCTATACAGGACCTGGTGTTCGAGGCTGTCAGCAGTGGAGCGGCGACCGTGGTTATCGTTCAAGTGCCGTCCAGTGTCGATACGCCGCATTTTCAGGTCCGACAGGGGTCGCTTCGGGCTCCGCGTCGTTTTGGCGCACAGACCGTAGACATGGCGGAACGTGATATTGAACAGGCCTACCGAGCGCGCTTTGAGGACCGCCGGGCAAAGGACGACACGCTCAATGAATTAGCCAGCAGGCTTTTAGCAGGCGTTCCCCGAGAGGGCAGGGTGTGGCTGACGGCTGCGGCAGTTCCGGTCAACCCGCGTCCGGCTCATCTGGGTCGCCTTTCCCGGGAGATCGCCCTAGACATTTTTCGAGATATTCGTATACAGAGCCCATTGTTGTCTCCCGATAATGAACACTATTTCGGCTATCTGGATCCCAACCCCCGGCCTGGGCTGAGGAAATGGAGGGCCGCTGTTCCTACGAACGGGGATGTGGGAGTAGTGGAAGTGCATGACCGCGGTGCCACAGGCCTGGCCTGGGCGCCCAGGCCAGGTGACGGTTTTGACGCCGGGCAGGACCTTCACGTTATGTTCGCGCATCATTTTCCGGTCTATGTCGTGCAGCTTCTCAATTCTGCGCTCGACCGCCTAGATATCTCTGGCGGATACCTGGTGCAGTTGATGATGCACGGTGCCGACGACAGCCATCCCCTCTACATCCGGACTTTTGAGTACGGCCATCCCAAGGACAGGGAAAGACTCACTCCGATTCATGGTTTTGCCCCTGTGGACTCATTCTTCAATGGAGGTAGTTTTCAGGATCTGCAGGAAACAGTCCAGTCCATGGCTTTGGATGTCCTGAACCAAGCGGGTATCGGGGCGGTTGACGCCACGTATCTTCGACCGCTTAGATAA
- a CDS encoding DUF4177 domain-containing protein — protein MPNYVVLQVILKEKLLGTGSGNLTSLEKAINDQAEKGYRLHTITTSSSGSKGFGGGDRIQATMVFESLS, from the coding sequence ATGCCGAACTACGTCGTCTTGCAGGTAATCCTCAAAGAGAAACTTCTGGGAACGGGGTCGGGCAACCTGACCTCCCTTGAGAAGGCCATCAATGACCAGGCTGAGAAGGGTTACCGGCTCCATACGATTACCACCTCCAGCAGCGGGAGCAAGGGATTCGGAGGAGGTGACCGCATTCAGGCAACAATGGTGTTCGAAAGCCTCAGCTAA